The following coding sequences are from one Bos mutus isolate GX-2022 chromosome 22, NWIPB_WYAK_1.1, whole genome shotgun sequence window:
- the KDM2A gene encoding lysine-specific demethylase 2A isoform X4: MLFDQVEDRKAHNLELYENWLLSGKQGDIFLGDRVSDCQRIELKQGYTFVIPSGWIHAVYTPTDTLVFGGNFLHSFNIPMQLKIYNIEDRTRVPNKFRYPFYYEMCWYVLERYVYCITNRSHLTKEFQKESLSMDLELNGLESGNGDEEAVDREPRRLSSRRSVLTSPVANGVNLDYDGLGKTCRSLPSLKKTLSGDSSSDSSRGSQNGQVWDSQCSPRKDRQVHLTHFELEGLRCLVDKLESLPLHKKCVPTGIEDEDALIADVKVLLEELANSDPKLALTGVPIVQWPKRDKLKFPTRPKVRVPTIPITKPHTMKPAPRLTPVRPAAASPIVSGARRRRVRCRKCKACVQGECGVCHYCRDMKKFGGPGRMKQSCVLRQCLAPRLPHSVTCSLCGEVDQNEETQDFEKKLMECCICNEIVHPGCLQMDGEGLLNEELPNCWECPKCYQEDSSEKAQCSSTPWGPWKRGATARLFEEGNEKRKMEESDEEAVQAKVLRPLRSCDEPLTPPPHSPTSMLQLIHDPASPRGVVTRSSPGAGPSDHHSASRDERFKRRQLLRLQATERTMVREKENNPSGKKELSEVEKAKIRGSYLTVTLQRPTKELHGTSIVPKLQAITASSANLRHSPRVLVQHCPARTPQRGDEEGLGGEEEDEEEEEEEDDSAEEGGAARLNGRGSWAQDGDESWMQREVWMSVFRYLSRRELCECMRVCKTWYKWCCDKRLWTKIDLSRCKAIVPQALSGIIKRQPVSLDLSWTNISKKQLTWLVNRLPGLKDLLLAGCSWSAVSALSTSSCPLLRTLDLRWAVGIKDPQIRDLLTPPADKPGQDNRSKLRNMTDFRLAGLDITDATLRLIIRHMPLLSRLDLSHCSHLTDQSSNLLTAVGSSTRYSLTELNMAGCNKLTDQTLIYLRRIANVTLIDLRGCKQITRKACEHFISDLSINSLYCLSDEKLIQKIS, encoded by the exons atgctGTTTGATCAAGTGGAGGACAGAAAAG CCCACAACCTGGAGCTGTACGAGAATTGGCTGCTGTCAGGGAAACAGGGAGACATCTTTCTGGGTGACCGGGTATCAGATTGCCAACGCATTGAGCTCAAGCAGGGCTATACCTTCGTCATTCCCTCAG GCTGGATTCATGCTGTGTATACTCCTACAGACACCTTGGTGTTTGGAGGCAATTTTTTGCATAGCTTCAATATCCCCATGCAGTTAAAGATATACAACATTGAAGATCGAACACGG GTTCCTAATAAGTTCCGCTATCCATTCTACTACGAGATGTGCTGGTACGTGCTGGAGCGCTATGTGTACTGCATAACCAACCGCTCTCACCTAACTAAGGAATTTCAGAAAGAGTCTCTTAGCATGG ATTTGGAGTTAAATGGGTTGGAGTCTGGAAACGGGGACGAGGAAGCAGTAGACCGAGAGCCCCGGCGCTTGAGCAGTAGACGTTCTGTCCTCACCAGCCCTGTGGCCAATGGGGTCAACCTGGATTATGATGGACTGGGCAAAACCTGCCGAAGTCTTCCAAGTCTGAAGAAAACTTTGTCTGGGGACTCATCCTCTGACTCTAGCCGGGGTTCCCAGAATGGCCAAGTGTGGGATTCCCAGTGTAGCCCCCGAAAGGACCGACAGGTGCATCTGACCCATTTTGAGCTTGAAGGCCTTCGTTGCCTTGTAGATAAATTGGAATCTCTGCCACTGCACAAGAAATGCGTCCCTACAGGGATAGAAGACGAAGATGCTCTCATTGCTGATGTGAAG GTTTTGCTGGAGGAACTTGCCAACAGTGATCCCAAGTTAGCCCTCACTGGAGTCCCTATAGTACAGTGGCCGAAAAGGGATAAG CTTAAATTCCCAACCCGGCCAAAGGTGCGGGTTCCTACTATCCCCATCACAAAGCCTCACACTATGAAACCAGCGCCGCGGTTAACACCTGTGCGCCCAGCCGCTGCTTCTCCCATCGTGTCTGGAGCCAGACGGAGACGAGTGCGATGTCGAAAATGCAAAGCCTGCGTGCAGGGAGAGTGTGGTGTTTGTCACTACTGCAGGGACATGAAGAAGTTTGGGGGGCCTGGTCGCATGAAGCAGTCCTGTGTTCTCCGGCAGTGCTTGGCA CCCAGACTGCCTCACTCTGTCACATGTTCCCTCTGTGGAGAGGTGGATCAAAATGAGGAGACACAGGACTTTGAGAAGAAACTCATGGAATGCTGTATCTGCAATGAGATTGTTCATCCTGGCTGCCTCCAG ATGGATGGAGAGGGGTTGCTTAATGAGGAATTGCCAAATTGCTGGGAGTGTCCAAAGTGCTACCAAGAGGACAGCTCAGAAAAAGCCCAG TGTTCTTCTACACCCTGGGGCCCTTGGAAAAGAGGAGCCACAGCCAGGCTGTTTGAGGAGGGAAATGAG AAGCGGAAAATGGAAGAGAGTGACGAAGAAGCCGTGCAAGCCAAAGTCCTCCGGCCCCTGCGGAGCTGCGACGAGCCCCTCACGCCCCCACCTCACTCGCCCACCTCCATGCTGCAGCTCATCCACGACCCGGCCTCCCCCCGGGGCGTGGTGACTCGGTCATCCCCTGGGGCCGGCCCCAGCGACCACCACAGTGCCAGCCGCGATGAGCGCTTCAAACGGCGGCAGTTGCTGCGGCTGCAGGCCACAGAGCGCACCATGGTACGGGAAAAGGAGAACAATCCCAGCGGCAAAAAGGAGCTGTCTGAAGTTGAGAAAGCCAAGATCCGGGGATCGTACCTCACTGTCACGCTGCAGAGGCCCACCAAAGAGCTCCACGGGACATCCATTGTGCCCAAGCTGCAGGCCATCACGGCCTCCTCTGCCAACCTTCGCCATTCCCCCCGTGTGCTGGTCCAGCACTGCCCAGCCCGAACCCCCCAGCGCGGGgatgaggaggggctggggggagaggaggaggacgaggaggaggaggaggaggaagatgacaGTGCAGAGGAGGGGGGTGCGGCCAGGCTGAATGGCCGGGGCAGTTGGGCTCAGGATGGAGACGAAAGCTGGATGCAGCGGGAGGTCTGGATGTCTGTCTTCCGCTACCTCAGCCGCAGAGAACTTTGTGAATGTATGCGAGTGTGCAAGACGTGGTATAAATG GTGCTGCGACAAGAGACTTTGGACAAAAATTGACTTGAGTAGGTGTAAGGCTATTGTACCCCAGGCTCTCAGTGGCATCATCAAGAGGCAGCCAGTTAGCCTTGACCTCAGTTGGACCAACATCTCCAAAAAACAGCTGACATGGCTCGTCAATAGGCTGCCAG GACTGAAAGACCTCCTCCTAGCAGGCTGCTCCTGGTCTGCAGTCTCTGCCCTCAGCACCTCCAGCTGCCCCCTTCTCAGGACCCTTGATCTTCGGTGGGCAGTAGGAATCAAGGACCCTCAAATTCGGGACTTGCTGACTCCACCGGCGGATAAACCGG GCCAGGACAATCGCAGCAAGCTCCGGAACATGACCGACTTCCGGCTGGCAGGCCTTGACATCACAGACGCCACGCTTCGTCTCATCATTCGCCACATGCCCCTCCTGTCTCGACTCGACCTCAGTCACTGCAGCCACCTGACAGACCAGTCCTCCAATCTGCTCACCGCTGTTGGGTCTTCCACTCGTTACTCCCTCACAGAGCTCAACATGGCAG GTTGCAATAAACTGACAGACCAGACCCTGATCTACCTACGGCGCATCGCCAACGTCACCTTGATCGACCTTCGAGGATGCAAGCAGATCACTCGAAAAGCCTGCGAGCACTTCATCTCAGACTTGTCCATCAACAGTCTGTACTGCCTGTCTGACGAGAAGCTGATACAGAAGATCAGCTAA